In Tachysurus fulvidraco isolate hzauxx_2018 chromosome 25, HZAU_PFXX_2.0, whole genome shotgun sequence, the following proteins share a genomic window:
- the LOC113658531 gene encoding sulfotransferase 2B1-like isoform X2, which produces MRIHSNPQLPRVKIQSTQCTTWMQEILPLLLNGGDFTPVLTIPNWDRVPWLNGRRAAEIAEKLSAPRAFVSHMPYHLMPSSFFSSKAKVIHVSRNPKDVLVSSFHFHQMTSFLHDPGTLEEFTDQFLAGNVMYGKWTDHAKSWRNTDLGDRIFYITYEEMIQDLPGVLERILFFLGKCLSKDVLNRVTEHCEFRSMKQNKMSNYSLLPEALMDTKKSTFLRKGIVGDWKNYFSPELESKFNTAICEELKGTDIKFAI; this is translated from the exons ATGAGAATTCACTCCAACCCTCAGCTGCCCAGGGTAAAAATTCAAAGTACACAAT GTACAACATGGATGCAGGAAATTCTTCCCCTGCTTCTGAATGGAGGGGATTTTACACCAGTACTGACCATCCCCAACTGGGACAGAGTGCCTTGGCTTAATGGGAGACGTGCTGCTGAAATTGCAGAAAAGCTGAGCGCTCCACGGGCCTTTGTTTCTCACATGCCTTATCATCTGATGccttcctctttcttctcttctaagGCTAAG GTCATTCATGTTTCTCGAAACCCAAAAGATGTCCTGGTTTCCTCTTTTCATTTCCATCAAATGACCAGTTTTCTGCATGACCCAGGAACCTTGGAAGAATTTACAGACCAATTCCTAGCAGGGAACG TGATGTATGGAAAGTGGACAGATCATGCAAAGAGCTGGAGAAACACGGATCTGGGTGACAGAATTTTTTACATCACGTACGAGGAGATGATTCAG GATCTGCCTGGGGTACTTGAACGCATATTATTCTTTCTTGGTAAGTGCCTGAGCAAAGACGTTCTGAACCGTGTGACTGAACACTGTGAGTTTAGGTCTatgaagcaaaacaaaatgtccAACTACTCACTGTTGCCAGAGGCTTTAATGGACACCAAGAAGTCTACTTTTCTCAGAAAAG GAATTGTTGGAGATTGGAAGAATTATTTCAGCCCAGAATTGGAGTCGAAGTTCAACACAGCAATTTGTGAAGAATTAAAGGGAACTGACATCAAATTCGCCATATAA
- the LOC113658531 gene encoding sulfotransferase 2B1-like isoform X1 — MCSNDLYLLYHGLLLPKIAHTADSLKYFESFQVQDDDVIVITYPKSGTTWMQEILPLLLNGGDFTPVLTIPNWDRVPWLNGRRAAEIAEKLSAPRAFVSHMPYHLMPSSFFSSKAKVIHVSRNPKDVLVSSFHFHQMTSFLHDPGTLEEFTDQFLAGNVMYGKWTDHAKSWRNTDLGDRIFYITYEEMIQDLPGVLERILFFLGKCLSKDVLNRVTEHCEFRSMKQNKMSNYSLLPEALMDTKKSTFLRKGIVGDWKNYFSPELESKFNTAICEELKGTDIKFAI, encoded by the exons ATGTGCAGCAACGACCTGTATTTGCTTTATCATGGACTTTTATTACCAAAGATTGCACACACAGCCGATAGTTTGAAATATTTCGAGTCGTTTCAAGTGCAGGACGATGACGTGATTGTAATTACTTATCCCAAATCTG GTACAACATGGATGCAGGAAATTCTTCCCCTGCTTCTGAATGGAGGGGATTTTACACCAGTACTGACCATCCCCAACTGGGACAGAGTGCCTTGGCTTAATGGGAGACGTGCTGCTGAAATTGCAGAAAAGCTGAGCGCTCCACGGGCCTTTGTTTCTCACATGCCTTATCATCTGATGccttcctctttcttctcttctaagGCTAAG GTCATTCATGTTTCTCGAAACCCAAAAGATGTCCTGGTTTCCTCTTTTCATTTCCATCAAATGACCAGTTTTCTGCATGACCCAGGAACCTTGGAAGAATTTACAGACCAATTCCTAGCAGGGAACG TGATGTATGGAAAGTGGACAGATCATGCAAAGAGCTGGAGAAACACGGATCTGGGTGACAGAATTTTTTACATCACGTACGAGGAGATGATTCAG GATCTGCCTGGGGTACTTGAACGCATATTATTCTTTCTTGGTAAGTGCCTGAGCAAAGACGTTCTGAACCGTGTGACTGAACACTGTGAGTTTAGGTCTatgaagcaaaacaaaatgtccAACTACTCACTGTTGCCAGAGGCTTTAATGGACACCAAGAAGTCTACTTTTCTCAGAAAAG GAATTGTTGGAGATTGGAAGAATTATTTCAGCCCAGAATTGGAGTCGAAGTTCAACACAGCAATTTGTGAAGAATTAAAGGGAACTGACATCAAATTCGCCATATAA
- the LOC113658511 gene encoding sulfotransferase 2B1-like, with amino-acid sequence MCINDLYLLYHGLLLPKIAHKDDSLKYFESFQVQDDDVIVITYPKSGTTWMQEILPLLLNGGDFTPVLTIPNWDRVPWLEETRAAIIAEKLSAPRAFVSHMPYHLMPSSFFSSKAKVIYVSRNPKDVLVSSFHFHQMASFLHDPGTLEEFADQFLAGNIMFGKWTDHVKSWRNTDLGDRIFYVTYEEMIQDLHGVLERMLFFLGKCLSKDVLKCVTEHCEFRTMKQNKMSNYSLVPEVVMDTKKSTFLRKGIVGDWKNYFSPELESKFNTAICEELKGTDIKFAI; translated from the exons ATGTGCATCAACGACCTGTATTTGCTTTATCATGGACTTTTATTACCAAAGATTGCACACAAAGACGACAGTTTGAAATATTTCGAGTCGTTTCAAGTGCAGGACGATGACGTGATTGTAATTACTTATCCCAAATCTG GTACAACATGGATGCAGGAAATTCTTCCCCTGCTTCTGAATGGAGGGGATTTTACACCAGTACTGACCATCCCCAACTGGGACAGAGTGCCTTGGCTTGAGGAGACACGTGCTGCTATAATTGCAGAAAAGCTGAGTGCTCCACGGGCCTTCGTTTCTCACATGCCTTATCATCTGATGccttcctctttcttctcttctaaggctaag GTCATTTATGTTTCTAGAAACCCAAAAGATGTCCTGGTTTCCTCTTTTCATTTCCATCAAATGGCCAGCTTTCTGCATGACCCAGGAACCTTGGAAGAATTTGCAGACCAATTCCTAGCAGGGAACA TCATGTTTGGAAAGTGGACAGATCATGTGAAGAGCTGGAGAAACACGGATCTGGGTGACAGAATTTTTTACGTCACTTACGAGGAGATGATTCAG GATCTGCATGGTGTTCTCGAACGCATGTTATTCTTTCTTGGTAAGTGCCTGAGCAAAGACGTTCTGAAGTGTGTGACTGAACACTGTGAGTTTAGAACTatgaagcaaaacaaaatgtccAACTACTCGCTGGTGCCAGAGGTGGTAATGGACACCAAGAAGTCTACTTTTCTCAGAAAAG gAATTGTTGGAGATTGGAAGAATTATTTCAGCCCAGAGTTGGAGTCGAAGTTCAACACAGCAATTTGTGAAGAATTAAAGGGAACTGACATCAAATTCGCCATATAA
- the LOC113658501 gene encoding sulfotransferase 2B1-like isoform X2, protein MAEGGYELKLVEEMRIHSNPQLPRVNIQSTHCTTWMQEILPLLLNGGDFTPVLTIPNWDRVPWLDGRRAAEIAEKLSAPRAFVSHMPYHLMPSSFFSSKAKVIHVSRNPKDVLVSSFHFHQMTSFLHDPGTLEEFADQFLAGNVIYGKWTDHAKSWRNTDLGDRIFYITYEEMIQDLHGVLERMLFFLGKCLSKDVLNRVTEHCEFRTMKQNKMSNYSLVPEAVMDTKKSTFLRKGIVGDWKNYFSPELESKFNTAICEELKGTDIKFTI, encoded by the exons ATGGCAGAGGGAGGGTATGAATTAAAGTTAGTTGAGGAGATGAGAATTCACTCCAACCCTCAGCTGCCCAGGGTAAACATTCAAAGTACACACT GTACAACATGGATGCAGGAAATTCTTCCCCTGCTTCTGAATGGAGGGGATTTTACACCAGTACTGACCATCCCCAACTGGGACAGAGTGCCTTGGCTTGATGGGAGACGTGCTGCTGAAATCGCAGAAAAGCTGAGTGCTCCACGGGCCTTTGTTTCTCACATGCCTTATCATCTGATGccttcctcttttttctcttctaagGCTAAG GTCATTCATGTTTCTAGAAACCCAAAAGATGTCCTGGTTTCCTCTTTTCATTTCCATCAAATGACCAGTTTTCTGCATGACCCAGGAACCTTGGAAGAATTTGCAGACCAATTCCTAGCAGGGAACG TGATATATGGAAAGTGGACAGATCATGCAAAGAGCTGGAGAAACACGGATCTGGGTGACAGAATTTTTTACATCACGTACGAGGAGATGATTCAG GATCTGCATGGTGTTCTCGAACGCATGTTATTCTTTCTTGGTAAGTGCCTGAGCAAAGACGTTCTGAACCGTGTGACTGAACACTGTGAGTTTAGAACTatgaagcaaaacaaaatgtccAACTACTCGCTGGTGCCAGAGGCGGTAATGGACACCAAGAAGTCTACTTTTCTCAGAAAAG GAATTGTTGGAGATTGGAAGAATTATTTCAGCCCAGAGTTGGAGTCGAAGTTCAACACAGCAATTTGTGAAGAATTAAAGGGAACTGACATCAAATTCACCATATAA
- the LOC113658501 gene encoding sulfotransferase 2B1-like isoform X1, producing the protein MCSNDLYLLYHGLLLPKITHTDDSLKYFESFQVQDDDVIVIAYPKSGTTWMQEILPLLLNGGDFTPVLTIPNWDRVPWLDGRRAAEIAEKLSAPRAFVSHMPYHLMPSSFFSSKAKVIHVSRNPKDVLVSSFHFHQMTSFLHDPGTLEEFADQFLAGNVIYGKWTDHAKSWRNTDLGDRIFYITYEEMIQDLHGVLERMLFFLGKCLSKDVLNRVTEHCEFRTMKQNKMSNYSLVPEAVMDTKKSTFLRKGIVGDWKNYFSPELESKFNTAICEELKGTDIKFTI; encoded by the exons ATGTGCAGTAACGACCTGTATTTGCTTTATCATGGACTTTTATTACCaaagattacacacacagacgacagtTTGAAATATTTTGAGTCGTTTCAAGTGCAGGATGATGACGTGATTGTAATTGCTTATCCCAAATCTG GTACAACATGGATGCAGGAAATTCTTCCCCTGCTTCTGAATGGAGGGGATTTTACACCAGTACTGACCATCCCCAACTGGGACAGAGTGCCTTGGCTTGATGGGAGACGTGCTGCTGAAATCGCAGAAAAGCTGAGTGCTCCACGGGCCTTTGTTTCTCACATGCCTTATCATCTGATGccttcctcttttttctcttctaagGCTAAG GTCATTCATGTTTCTAGAAACCCAAAAGATGTCCTGGTTTCCTCTTTTCATTTCCATCAAATGACCAGTTTTCTGCATGACCCAGGAACCTTGGAAGAATTTGCAGACCAATTCCTAGCAGGGAACG TGATATATGGAAAGTGGACAGATCATGCAAAGAGCTGGAGAAACACGGATCTGGGTGACAGAATTTTTTACATCACGTACGAGGAGATGATTCAG GATCTGCATGGTGTTCTCGAACGCATGTTATTCTTTCTTGGTAAGTGCCTGAGCAAAGACGTTCTGAACCGTGTGACTGAACACTGTGAGTTTAGAACTatgaagcaaaacaaaatgtccAACTACTCGCTGGTGCCAGAGGCGGTAATGGACACCAAGAAGTCTACTTTTCTCAGAAAAG GAATTGTTGGAGATTGGAAGAATTATTTCAGCCCAGAGTTGGAGTCGAAGTTCAACACAGCAATTTGTGAAGAATTAAAGGGAACTGACATCAAATTCACCATATAA
- the LOC113658242 gene encoding sulfotransferase 2B1-like isoform X2, protein MAQKDLYRFYHGFCLPKLAYTVDSLNYFESFQVQDDDIFVITYPKSGTTWMQEILPLILTGGDLTPVLTLQGYERVPWLEEVRSLQVVRKLSAPRTLLSHMPYHLMPPTFFSSKAKVIYLTRNPKDVAVSFYYFHQMASFLHNPGTFEEFTDSFLAGNVMFGKWTDHVKSWKNPDLGDRILYITYEEMIQQLSEEALKRITEQCQFKTMKQNNMSNYSLVPQKIMDNSKSSFLRKGIAGDWKNHFSPEYEAKFNAFISGELKGSGITFPWDEECQ, encoded by the exons ATGGCCCAAAAAGACCTGTACAGGTTTTATCATGGATTTTGTCTCCCAAAACTGGCTTACACTGTGGACAGTCTGAACTATTTTGAATCGTTCCAGGTTCAGGATGATGATATTTTTGTAATTACATATCCCAAATCTG gGACAACATGGATGCAAGAGATACTTCCTCTGATCCTGACTGGAGGAGATCTTACTCCTGTGCTTACCCTTCAAGGCTATGAGAGAGTTCCATGGCTTGAGGAAGTTCGCAGTCTTCAAGTTGTACGCAAGCTCAGTGCTCCACGCACACTCCTGTCTCATATGCCCTACCACCTGATGCCTCCCACCTTCTTCTCTTCTAAGGCTAAG gtcATTTATCTTACTAGAAATCCAAAGGATGTTGCAGTTTCCTTTTATTATTTCCACCAAATGGCCAGTTTTCTGCACAATCCAGGAACATTTGAAGAATTTACTGACAGCTTCCTAGCAGGAAATG TGATGTTTGGAAAGTGGACTGATCACGTGAAGAGCTGGAAAAATCCCGATTTAGGAGACAGAATTCTCTACATAACGTATGAGGAGATGATTCAG CAACTAAGTGAAGAGGCTCTGAAACGCATCACTGAACAGTGTCAGTTCAAAACCATGAAGCAAAACAACATGTCCAATTACTCATTGGTGCCACAAAAGATAATGGACAACAGCAAGTCATCTTTCCTTAGAAAAG GAATTGCTGGTGACTGGAAGAATCACTTCAGTCCTGAATATGAGGCCAAATTCAATGCATTTATTTCTGGAGAACTGAAGGGATCCGGCATTACATTTCCCTGGGATGAGGAATGTCAATGA
- the LOC113658242 gene encoding sulfotransferase 2B1-like isoform X1, with protein MAQKDLYRFYHGFCLPKLAYTVDSLNYFESFQVQDDDIFVITYPKSGTTWMQEILPLILTGGDLTPVLTLQGYERVPWLEEVRSLQVVRKLSAPRTLLSHMPYHLMPPTFFSSKAKVIYLTRNPKDVAVSFYYFHQMASFLHNPGTFEEFTDSFLAGNVMFGKWTDHVKSWKNPDLGDRILYITYEEMIQDLCEVIKHISCFLNQQLSEEALKRITEQCQFKTMKQNNMSNYSLVPQKIMDNSKSSFLRKGIAGDWKNHFSPEYEAKFNAFISGELKGSGITFPWDEECQ; from the exons ATGGCCCAAAAAGACCTGTACAGGTTTTATCATGGATTTTGTCTCCCAAAACTGGCTTACACTGTGGACAGTCTGAACTATTTTGAATCGTTCCAGGTTCAGGATGATGATATTTTTGTAATTACATATCCCAAATCTG gGACAACATGGATGCAAGAGATACTTCCTCTGATCCTGACTGGAGGAGATCTTACTCCTGTGCTTACCCTTCAAGGCTATGAGAGAGTTCCATGGCTTGAGGAAGTTCGCAGTCTTCAAGTTGTACGCAAGCTCAGTGCTCCACGCACACTCCTGTCTCATATGCCCTACCACCTGATGCCTCCCACCTTCTTCTCTTCTAAGGCTAAG gtcATTTATCTTACTAGAAATCCAAAGGATGTTGCAGTTTCCTTTTATTATTTCCACCAAATGGCCAGTTTTCTGCACAATCCAGGAACATTTGAAGAATTTACTGACAGCTTCCTAGCAGGAAATG TGATGTTTGGAAAGTGGACTGATCACGTGAAGAGCTGGAAAAATCCCGATTTAGGAGACAGAATTCTCTACATAACGTATGAGGAGATGATTCAG GATCTGTGTGAAGTTATCAAACACATTTCATGCTTTCTTAATCAGCAACTAAGTGAAGAGGCTCTGAAACGCATCACTGAACAGTGTCAGTTCAAAACCATGAAGCAAAACAACATGTCCAATTACTCATTGGTGCCACAAAAGATAATGGACAACAGCAAGTCATCTTTCCTTAGAAAAG GAATTGCTGGTGACTGGAAGAATCACTTCAGTCCTGAATATGAGGCCAAATTCAATGCATTTATTTCTGGAGAACTGAAGGGATCCGGCATTACATTTCCCTGGGATGAGGAATGTCAATGA
- the LOC113658242 gene encoding sulfotransferase 2B1-like isoform X3, which yields MAQKDLYRFYHGFCLPKLAYTVDSLNYFESFQVQDDDIFVITYPKSGYERVPWLEEVRSLQVVRKLSAPRTLLSHMPYHLMPPTFFSSKAKVIYLTRNPKDVAVSFYYFHQMASFLHNPGTFEEFTDSFLAGNVMFGKWTDHVKSWKNPDLGDRILYITYEEMIQDLCEVIKHISCFLNQQLSEEALKRITEQCQFKTMKQNNMSNYSLVPQKIMDNSKSSFLRKGIAGDWKNHFSPEYEAKFNAFISGELKGSGITFPWDEECQ from the exons ATGGCCCAAAAAGACCTGTACAGGTTTTATCATGGATTTTGTCTCCCAAAACTGGCTTACACTGTGGACAGTCTGAACTATTTTGAATCGTTCCAGGTTCAGGATGATGATATTTTTGTAATTACATATCCCAAATCTG GCTATGAGAGAGTTCCATGGCTTGAGGAAGTTCGCAGTCTTCAAGTTGTACGCAAGCTCAGTGCTCCACGCACACTCCTGTCTCATATGCCCTACCACCTGATGCCTCCCACCTTCTTCTCTTCTAAGGCTAAG gtcATTTATCTTACTAGAAATCCAAAGGATGTTGCAGTTTCCTTTTATTATTTCCACCAAATGGCCAGTTTTCTGCACAATCCAGGAACATTTGAAGAATTTACTGACAGCTTCCTAGCAGGAAATG TGATGTTTGGAAAGTGGACTGATCACGTGAAGAGCTGGAAAAATCCCGATTTAGGAGACAGAATTCTCTACATAACGTATGAGGAGATGATTCAG GATCTGTGTGAAGTTATCAAACACATTTCATGCTTTCTTAATCAGCAACTAAGTGAAGAGGCTCTGAAACGCATCACTGAACAGTGTCAGTTCAAAACCATGAAGCAAAACAACATGTCCAATTACTCATTGGTGCCACAAAAGATAATGGACAACAGCAAGTCATCTTTCCTTAGAAAAG GAATTGCTGGTGACTGGAAGAATCACTTCAGTCCTGAATATGAGGCCAAATTCAATGCATTTATTTCTGGAGAACTGAAGGGATCCGGCATTACATTTCCCTGGGATGAGGAATGTCAATGA
- the LOC113658242 gene encoding sulfotransferase 2B1-like isoform X4, producing the protein MQEILPLILTGGDLTPVLTLQGYERVPWLEEVRSLQVVRKLSAPRTLLSHMPYHLMPPTFFSSKAKVIYLTRNPKDVAVSFYYFHQMASFLHNPGTFEEFTDSFLAGNVMFGKWTDHVKSWKNPDLGDRILYITYEEMIQDLCEVIKHISCFLNQQLSEEALKRITEQCQFKTMKQNNMSNYSLVPQKIMDNSKSSFLRKGIAGDWKNHFSPEYEAKFNAFISGELKGSGITFPWDEECQ; encoded by the exons ATGCAAGAGATACTTCCTCTGATCCTGACTGGAGGAGATCTTACTCCTGTGCTTACCCTTCAAGGCTATGAGAGAGTTCCATGGCTTGAGGAAGTTCGCAGTCTTCAAGTTGTACGCAAGCTCAGTGCTCCACGCACACTCCTGTCTCATATGCCCTACCACCTGATGCCTCCCACCTTCTTCTCTTCTAAGGCTAAG gtcATTTATCTTACTAGAAATCCAAAGGATGTTGCAGTTTCCTTTTATTATTTCCACCAAATGGCCAGTTTTCTGCACAATCCAGGAACATTTGAAGAATTTACTGACAGCTTCCTAGCAGGAAATG TGATGTTTGGAAAGTGGACTGATCACGTGAAGAGCTGGAAAAATCCCGATTTAGGAGACAGAATTCTCTACATAACGTATGAGGAGATGATTCAG GATCTGTGTGAAGTTATCAAACACATTTCATGCTTTCTTAATCAGCAACTAAGTGAAGAGGCTCTGAAACGCATCACTGAACAGTGTCAGTTCAAAACCATGAAGCAAAACAACATGTCCAATTACTCATTGGTGCCACAAAAGATAATGGACAACAGCAAGTCATCTTTCCTTAGAAAAG GAATTGCTGGTGACTGGAAGAATCACTTCAGTCCTGAATATGAGGCCAAATTCAATGCATTTATTTCTGGAGAACTGAAGGGATCCGGCATTACATTTCCCTGGGATGAGGAATGTCAATGA